One window of Phocoena phocoena chromosome 13, mPhoPho1.1, whole genome shotgun sequence genomic DNA carries:
- the CETN1 gene encoding centrin-1, with protein sequence MASSFKKSNVASTSQKRKVEPKPELTEDQKQEIREAFALFDADGSGTIDVKELKVALRALGFEPRKEEMKRIIAEVDKESTGKVSFNDFLAVMTQKMAEKDTKEEILKAFRLFDDDETGKISFKNLKRVATELGENLTDEELQEMIDEADRDGDGEVNEEEFLRIMKKTSLY encoded by the coding sequence ATGGCTTCCAGCTTCAAGAAGTCAAACGTGGCCTCCACCAGCCAGAAAAGAAAGGTGGAACCTAAGCCCGAACTCACTGAAGATCAGAAGCAAGAAATTCGCGAAGCGTTTGCCCTCTTCGATGCCGACGGCAGCGGCACCATCGACGTGAAGGAGCTGAAGGTGGCCTTGAGGGCGCTGGGCTTTGAACCCAGGAAGGAGGAGATGAAGAGGATAATCGCCGAGGTGGACAAGGAAAGCACAGGGAAAGTCAGCTTCAATGACTTCTTGGCTGTGATGACTCAGAAGATGGCCGAGAAAGACACCAAGGAAGAAATCCTGAAGGCTTTCAGGCTCTTTGATGATGATGAAACCGGGAAGATCTCTTTCAAAAACCTAAAGCGCGTGGCCACCGAGTTGGGGGAAAACCTCACTGATGAGGAGCTGCAGGAAATGATTGACGAAGCAGATCGGGATGGAGACGGTGAAGTGAACGAGGAAGAGTTTCTTCGGATCATGAAAAAGACCAGCCTCTACTGA